The DNA window TCAACGTGCAGCCGCTGCAGTCCGCGTTAGATCTTTATCCATAACAACATCGCGCCCCGCTCACCGAGACGGGGCGAAGCCTCACCTGCAAACCCTACAAAACTGACTCATGTGGAGTAAAAGCAATGAAAACAAAGACAAGCTTGATCCTCACCGTTGCCGCCCTGGCGTTGTCCGGTTCCGCCTTAGCAGAAGTCAAAATCGCCCTCGTGGCGAAATCGCTGGGAAATGGCTTCTTCGAAGCCGCCAACGTTGGCGCCCAACAGGCAGCCAAAGAGTTAGGTGATGTCAAAGTGATCTACACCGGCCCGACCACCACTACCGCCGAAGCGCAGATCGACGTGCTGAACGGGTTGATCGCCCAGGGGGTGGATGCGATCGCCATTTCCGCTAACGATCCGGACGCGGTGGTGCCGGTGCTGAAAAAAGCGATGCAGCGCGGCATCAAGGTGGTCTCGTGGGACTCCGGCGTGGCGCCGGCAGGCCGCCAAATCCATCTTAATCCCTCCAATAACGCCTTAATTGGCGAGACCAACGTCAAGCTCGCCGCCGATGCGCTGAAGGCGCTGAACGTGGAGAAGGGGGATGTGGCAGTGTTAAGCGCCACTCCGACCTCCACTAACCAGAATATCTGGATTGAGGAGATGAAAAAGGTGCTGCCGCAGTATCCGTCTGTACACCTTGTCACGGTCGCCTACGGTGACGATCTGTCGGATAAAAGCTACCGCGAAGCGGTGGGCCTGCTGAAATCATATCCGGACCTGAAAGTCATTGTTTCGCCTTCGTCGGTGGGGATCGTTGCCGCCGCGCAGGCGGTGAAGGACCAGGGCAAAATCGGCAAAGTGTATGTCACCGGGCTGGGGCTGCCGTCGGAAATGGCCGGCGCGATCAAGTCTGGCGCCAGCAAAAGTTTCGCCATCTGGAACCCGATTGACCTGGGCTACGCCGCCACCTATCTGGCCGACGATTTAGTCAAAGGCACCGCGACCAAAACCGAAGCCAGTATGGGCAAGCTGGGCAAAGTGAAGCTGGATGCCGAGGGGAACGGCGCGATGGCCGAGCCGTTTGTCTACGATGCGAGCAACATCGATAAGTTCTCGAAGATTTTCTAACCCTTGTTCCCTCACCCCGGCCCTCTGCGCGATGCGGCCAGCGGGCGCCGGACCGTTCCCTCTCCCCTTTGGGGAGAGAGTTAGGGTGAGGGGCGATTTTACG is part of the Klebsiella quasipneumoniae subsp. quasipneumoniae genome and encodes:
- the rhaS gene encoding rhamnose ABC transporter substrate-binding protein, which produces MKTKTSLILTVAALALSGSALAEVKIALVAKSLGNGFFEAANVGAQQAAKELGDVKVIYTGPTTTTAEAQIDVLNGLIAQGVDAIAISANDPDAVVPVLKKAMQRGIKVVSWDSGVAPAGRQIHLNPSNNALIGETNVKLAADALKALNVEKGDVAVLSATPTSTNQNIWIEEMKKVLPQYPSVHLVTVAYGDDLSDKSYREAVGLLKSYPDLKVIVSPSSVGIVAAAQAVKDQGKIGKVYVTGLGLPSEMAGAIKSGASKSFAIWNPIDLGYAATYLADDLVKGTATKTEASMGKLGKVKLDAEGNGAMAEPFVYDASNIDKFSKIF